From the genome of Ctenopharyngodon idella isolate HZGC_01 chromosome 23, HZGC01, whole genome shotgun sequence, one region includes:
- the gcm2 gene encoding chorion-specific transcription factor GCMb yields the protein MSKTSDQFDSSDCVCSFGMKLTWDINDPKLPQDTKQYDAFQEWTDGYVRYIYSSEDKNAQRHLSGWAMRNTNNHNCQILKKSCLGVVVCSRNCSLPDGSKLQLRPAICDKARQKQQKKLCPNCNSALELIPCRGHSGYPVTNFWRVDGKAIFFQAKGVHDHPRPESKSETEARRSAVKRRMSSPHFSQKRRLVEPEPGRYDMAFPNIHQLTMDGPERFSIIAESNFPIQTQHYPPFQNPEPYKFPYDTHTTAAMADAPSSLQKPANHRLYMTRPPCGYDFAVPGYLGSGPYPTTLYKDPSSPQTETEPNKSGPSLSGMSHGTSPLGSHERSYAETTGKHHGWKQILSKGAYGERGDYAQLPTNANHHYYNSDYPCRYTGPAPATPAALQTIITTTTKVSYQPCPKPSVVKYGENIYDVKGLSNCNSILEETSPNSYSDLKIPEDSGVIKSALSYQDTLPAKIERSENFEGYRYSSYSSNSYPERMSHPFRYDSGEY from the exons ATGTCCAAAACCTCAGATCAGTTTGACAGTTCAGATTGCGTGTGTTCATTCGGGATGAAGTTGACTTGGGATATAAACGACCCCAAGCTTCCACAG GACACGAAGCAGTATGATGCGTTCCAAGAGTGGACAGATGGATATGTGCGTTATATCTACAGCAGTGAAGATAAGAACGCTCAAAGACACCTGAGCGGATGGGCCATGAGGAACACTAACAATCATAACTGTCAGATCCTGAAGAAGTCCTGTCTTGGTGTGGTGGTGTGTTCACGAAACTGCTCTCTCCCAGACGGGTCCAAACTTCAGCTGAGACCGGCCATCTGTGACAAAGCACGGCAGAAACAGCAGA AAAAGCTTTGTCCGAACTGTAACTCAGCTCTCGAGTTGATTCCGTGCCGAGGTCACAGTGGCTATCCAGTAACTAATTTTTGGAGAGTAGATGGGAAAGCCATTTTTTTCCAG GCTAAAGGAGTACATGACCACCCCAGACCAGAGAGTAAGTCTGAAACAGAGGCAAGAAGAAGTGCGGTGAAGAGAAGGATGTCTTCGCCTCACTTTTCACAGAAAAGAAGACTGGTGGAGCCAGAG CCTGGACGTTACGACATGGCCTTCCCAAATATCCACCAGCTCACCATGGATGGTCCAGAACGCTTCAGCATCATTGCAGAGTCCAACTTCCCAATACAGACACAACACTATCCTCCGTTCCAGAACCCAGAGCCCTACAAATTCCcttatgacacacacacaacagcagCCATGGCAGATGCACCAAGCTCACTGCAGAAGCCTGCCAACCACCGTCTATATATGACTCGCCCTCCTTGTGGGTATGACTTTGCAGTCCCAGGATACCTTGGCTCAGGGCCTTATCCAACAACACTTTATAAGGATCCTTCTAGCCCACAAACTGAGACAGAACCCAATAAGTCGGGGCCTAGCCTGAGTGGGATGTCTCATGGCACGAGTCCTTTAGGCAGCCATGAGCGGAGCTACGCAGAAACTACAGGAAAGCATCATGGCTGGAAGCAAATTCTTAGTAAAGGTGCCTATGGGGAGAGAGGAGACTACGCTCAACTGCCTACCAACGCCAACCACCACTATTACAACAGTGACTATCCATGTAGGTACACAGGACCTGCACCTGCTACCCCAGCAGCGCTGCAGACCATAATAACCACAACCACAAAAGTATCCTACCAGCCATGCCCCAAGCCGTCTGTTGTCAAGTATGGAGAGAACATCTATGATGTGAAAGGCCTGTCTAACTGTAACTCAATCTTGGAAGAGACTTCTCCCAACTCTTACTCAGATCTGAAGATTCCAGAGGATTCGGGAGTGATCAAATCTGCTCTTTCATACCAGGACACGCTCCCAGCTAAAATCGAGAGGTCTGAAAACTTTGAGGGCTATCGCTACAGCAGCTACAGCTCAAACAGTTACCCTGAGCGAATGTCGCATCCTTTCAGGTACGACAGTGGGGAATACTGA